A genomic segment from Oncorhynchus keta strain PuntledgeMale-10-30-2019 chromosome 7, Oket_V2, whole genome shotgun sequence encodes:
- the LOC127931174 gene encoding uncharacterized protein LOC127931174, protein MANGSKSTLTYAFLDSGSSATFCTERLMRQLQAKGSETEILLRTMGQESPTKSFEISGLEIGNVEGDTFLALPKVYTQNKIPVTRGNIPTQKDLKRWPYLKEVQLKEIDADVELLIGVNAPKAMEPWKIINGQGNGPYAVKTLFGWVMNGPLNNCTMAEESGHTTVMANRISIADLGVLLVNQYNHDFPERGYEEKSEMSAEDRRFMEIVSSSITLKDHHYYLPLPFRKTDVVLPNNRDMAKQRALNIIRKFKKDKGYAAEYKGFMEEMITKGYAEKVPQEQLLREKGKVWYIPHHGVHHKRKGTIRVVFDCSSSYKGISLNSELLQGPNLANTLIGVLLRFRQEHIAMMADIEGMFHQVRVHEDYLDFLRFLWWPDGDTNKRLEEYRMTVHLFGAISSPSCANFALRKTAEDNCERYDEEVIQTVKSNFYVDDCLKSVATEEQAIALTKNLRDVCSQGGFKLTKWVSNSRTVLASIPDEHKAKQIKEMDLDREKLPVERALGIRWNIESDAFTFRVTVKNRPLTRRGILSTVSSIYDPLGFRAPFVLKAKQILQVLCKLKCGWDEVIPEEHSISWQRWLSELDQLSRFQIDRCMMPENFGQVKTAQLHHFGDASEQGYGTASYLRFTNGMEKVHIAFILGKSRVTPLKQMTIPRLELAAATLAVRVDRMLKLELQIELEESTFWMDSQSVLKYIRNDTKRFHTFVVNRVGMIRDLSKAKQWRYLNSKHNPADDASRGLYVEMFLNSKRWHKGPEFLEKPETQWPKVPEELGSIPPDDPEVRKDVIVNHTSVEEKSPTSKLIEYYSTWNSLKKAVAWMLKLKKRLLQLSQKRNIFSQTGPDQSLTNSLKEQIDKLKLTFGKESLSVYDLDEAEKVIIRFEQRQHFKQDIALVVKGKQCAKRSGSICKLDPIVDNGILRVGGRLTKAAMPTEL, encoded by the coding sequence ATggcaaatggaagcaagtctacgTTAACCTATGCATTTCTCGATTCTGGTAGCTCAGCAACATTTTGTACGGAGAGACTCATGAGGCAGTTGCAGGCTAAAGGCAGTGAGACTGAAATTCTGCTACGCACAATGGGGCAGGAGAGTCCTACCAAGAGCTTTGAGATATCTGGATTAGAGATTGGCAATGTGGAAGGTGACACATTTCTTGCATTACCAAAGGTCTACACCCAAAATAAGATCCCAGTGACAAGAGGGAACATTCCCACTCAGAAAGATCTCAAAAGGTGGCCATACCTGAAAGAAGTTCAGTTGAAGGAAATTGACGCCGACGTCGAACTCCTGATTGGCGTAAATGCTCCAAAGGCAATGGAACCCTGGAAAATCATAAATGGCCAAGGCAACGGACCGTATGCAGTGAAAACCCTCTTTGGATGGGTGATGAATGGTCCTCTTAACAATTGTACCATGGCAGAAGAATCTGGGCACACTACGGTGATGGCCAATCGTATCTCAATTGCCGACCTGGGGGTTCTTCTTGTAAATCAGTACAACCATGACTTCCCTGAGAGAGGGTATGAAGAGAAAAGTGAGATGTCAGCTGAGGATCGTAGGTTTATGGAGATCGTATCAAGCTCCATAACCCTCAAAGACCATCACTACTACTTACCGTTGCCCTTTCGCAAAACAGATGTAGTCCTGCCAAACAATCGTGACATGGCAAAGCAGCGGGCTCTAAATATTATCAGGAAATTCAAGAAGGACAAAGGTTACGCTGCAGAGTACAAAGGCTTCATGGAAGAGATGATAACAAAAGGTTACGCCGAGAAGGTACCACAAGAACAGCTCCTCAGAGAGAAAGGCAAGGTATGGTACATACCACACCATGGCGTTCACCATAAGCGCAAAGGAACGATACGAGTAGTGTTTGACTGTTCATCATCCTATAAAGGTATATCTCTTAAcagtgaactccttcaaggcccTAACCTGGCAAACACGCTTATAGGAGTCTTGCTAAGATTTCGGCAAGAGCACATTGCCATGATGGCAGACATCGAAGGAATGTTCCATCAAGTACGTGTCCATGAAGATTACTTAGACTTCCTGCGATTCCTATGGTGGCCGGATGGTGATACTAACAAAAGATTGGAGGAGTACAGAATGACAGTACATCTTTTCGGTGCTATATCCTCTCCAAGTTGTGCAAACTTTGCACTGCGAAAGACTGCAGAAGACAACTGTGAGAGGTACGATGAAGAGGTAATTCAAACAGTCAAGTCCAACTTCTATGTTGATGACTGCCTCAAGTCAGTGGCCACAGAAGAACAAGCCATAGCTCTCACGAAAAACCTCAGGGATGTGTGCTCTCAGGGTGGGTTCAAATTGACCAAGTGGGTCAGCAACAGCCGCACTGTGCTGGCTTCTATCCCTGATGAACACAAAGCCAAGCAGATAAAAGAAATGGACCTGGACAGAGAAAAGCTGCCTGTTGAAAGAGCACTTGGAATCCGATGGAACATTGAAAGTGATGCATTTACCTTCCGAGTCACTGTCAAGAACAGACCCCTTACAAGAAGAGGTATTCTCTCAACTGTCAGCTCTATTTATGATCCATTAGGTTTCCGCGCCCCATTTGTATTAAAGGCAAAGCAAATCCTTCAAGTGCTCTGCAAGCTAAAGTGTGGATGGGACGAAGTCATCCCTGAAGAACACTCTATTTCATGGCAGAGATGGCTCTCAGAGCTGGACCAGCTCTCCAGATTCcagatagacaggtgtatgaTGCCTGAGAACTTTGGTCAAGTCAAGACGGCACAGCTGCATCACTTCGGTGATGCAAGTGAACAAGGTTATGGCACGGCAAGTTACCTTAGGTTCACAAACGGTATGGAAAAGGTTCACATTGCATTCATACTGGGGAAATCAAGGGTGACTCCACTCAAGCAGATGACAATCCCCAGACTGGAACTTGCTGCAGCAACATTGGCAGTGCGAGTGGACAGGATGTTAAAGTTGGAGCTCCAGATTGAACTTGAGGAGTCAACTTTTTGGATGGACAGCCAGTCTGTGCTAAAATACATCCGCAATGATACCAAGAGATTCCATACCTTTGTGGTTAATAGGGTTGGTATGATCCGTGACCTATCGAAAGCAAAACAGTGGAGGTATTTGAActcaaaacacaacccagccgaTGATGCCTCAAGAGGATTATACGTTGAAATGTTCCTGAACTCAAAGAGATGGCATAAAGGACCAGAATTCCTGGAGAAACCAGAAACTCAATGGCCGAAAGTCCCCGAGGAGCTTGGCTCCATCCCTCCGGATGATCCAGAGGTGAGAAAAGACGTAATCGTAAACCATACAAGTGTGGAAGAAAAGAGTCCAACCAGCAAACTGATTGAGTACTATTCAACATGGAACAGCTTGAAGAAAGCAGTTGCCTGGATGCTGAAACTGAAGAAACGTCTTCTACAGTTAAGCCAGAAAAGGAACATTTTCTCTCAAACTGGTCCAGATCAGAGTCTGACAAACTCACTGAAGGaacaaattgacaagttgaaactgACGTTTGGAAAAGAAAGTCTGTCTGTGTATGACCTAGATGAAGCAGAAAAGGTCATCATTCGATTTGAACAACGACAGCACTTTAAACAAGACATTGCACTAGTTGTGAAAGGAAAACAATGTGCCAAGAGAAGTGGCTCAATCTGTAAGCTTGATCCAATTGTTGACAATGGCATTCTGAGAGTAGGAGGAAGGTTAACCAAAGCTGCTATGCCTACggaactgtag
- the LOC118386401 gene encoding trace amine-associated receptor 13c-like — protein MEEHKDDQYCFQDRNSSCRKALLSTSIYITLYIFFSLISAVTAFLNVLVIISISHFKQLHTPTNLLILSLAVSDLLVGLIVIPVMIVAIIEPCWSFGEYFCAFLLYISCLCTSLSLGSLVLISIDRYVAVCDPLLYQSKITITRIMCCISITWWCCIIYNAAIIKDIVNVQVPSSCLNECYTGEGYMWGNIIDFVITMVVPCSIIITLYLKIFVVARSQARKVYSKQAASVSGVKTVQANKSERKAAKTLSIVVFTYLSCWIPFLFSFLFLSFLSDNLLSFIISFLPLSNSLINPIIYALFYPWFKVTAKHILTLKLRRS, from the coding sequence ATGGAGGAACACAAGGATGATCAATATTGTTTTCAAGACAGAAACTCTTCTTGCAGAAAGGCTTTGCTATCGACATCTATCTACATAACACTGTACATCTTCTTCTCATTGATTTCAGCAGTAACAGCATTTTTGAACGTACTGGTGatcatctccatctctcacttCAAGCAGCTTCACACTCCAACCAACCTGCTcatcctctctctggctgtgtcaGATCTCCTGGTGGGACTGATTGTGATACCAGTAATGATTGTAGCAATAATTGAACCATGCTGGAGTTTTGGGGAATATTTCTGTGCGTTTCTTCTCTACATTAGTTGTTTGTGTACTTCTTTATCTCTGGGCAGTTTGGTCTTGATTTCTATTGACCGCTATGTTGCTGTGTGTGATCCCTTATTGTACCAgtctaaaataacaataacaagaatCATGTGTTGTATATCCATTACCTGGTGGTGTTGTATTATATACAATGCTGCTATTATAAAAGACATTGTAAATGTACAGGTACCCAGtagctgtttgaatgaatgttatACTGGTGAAGGATATATGTGGGGCAATATAATTGACTTCGTTATTACAATGGTTGTCCCGTGCTCTATTATTATAACACTTTATTTGAAAATCTTTGTTGTGGCCAGATCACAGGCCAGAAAGGTATATTCAAAACAGGCTGCCAGTGTGTCTGGTGTTAAAACTGTACAGGCAAATAAGTCTGAGAGAAAAGCAGCAAAAACTCTATCTATTGTTGTTTTCACCTATCTAAGTTGTTGGATTCCATTTCTATTTTCTTTTTTGTTTCTTTCGTTCTTAAGTGACAATTTATTATCATTCATCATCAGCTTTCTGCCACTTTCTAATTCCTTAATTAATCCAATAATTTATGCTTTATTTTATCCATGGTTCAAAGTGACAGCTAAACATATTTTAACTCTGAAGTTAAGGCGTTCATAG